tgtttttctatttttttaggtTATTTCTCgtactttttctttcatgttttgaaaattctaTTCAAGAGATAAGGTGAAGGAAATAACAAAAGCGGCAGGTGAATAAAGGTCTTATTTGAGATATGTGGCGGCCATGGCATATGGCTAGAAGAGGAGCAATTATATTTCAAACTTGAATACTGacccaaataaaatcaataacaaAGCGTTTTCagcaagaagagaaaatggcaGATTTCAGAAAGTTAACTCgttgaacaacaaaaaaagaaactactccaccgtttatttgttattttaagtTGCTTTTTTCCAGTAAGCTTCTTAAGCTCTTGTTTAGCGACTCCAGAAGTATTTATGTTTTGGAAAAAtttcatgaattttttcttagttTGCATAGGCAGGACTTgcttacataaaaaattttgtgaaagATAAAGTTCATGACATGAGCGACAGTTAGACATTATATATACGTTTCTGTTTGCTAGTGGCGGACGGCAACAACAAACATTCCCTGATATGAGAAGGTCAATCATCAACTAAACTCAACATTTTGTAGTAAATCCTGCTCAAGAGAGGAAAagctgagagaaaaaaatctttatgtTATAACAACTGCGCAATGACTGAATGATAATAAACTGTCAGATTATTTCAAGAGTTGGTTATCAAACATTTACGCAACAAAAAATCCCTATAAAGTGCAATACGTCGTGTATTTTAACATAGAATAATCTCGGATCTTTTAGAACAATGTTCCGATTATCAACAGCAGCGTTTTTCataaatttcacttttttacttttggtttGTCCCGCTTTTTTGAACGCCGTCACCTTAGAAGAACTGCACAAACAATTTCtacaattgaaagaaaattttgtaagATTATTTTTCGTTAAGAAAAGATATAAGACTTCTCTTACTCTCTGCCATACGGTCTtgagatttaaaaatttacggAAAAggttaaattttgtttatttaaaaaaggaattcatGGGGATTCAAAATGATGtactcgaaaatgaaaatgtgaaaCTTGCAGTAAAAGTATCTCGTCTAGAGacacaaaaaggaaacgaTGTAAGTGAATATTTGATTTCTCTACTTTTAGTTAGAGTGCATTTCTGTATCCTATTTTTGCATTTCACAAGGAAAAAATCGTTGAAGACTTGTTTGCAAAAATTACTCGACTAGAGGGAGAAATAAAACGGAAAgaattcttttcaactttcgaGCATAAAAATCATCTTCTGGGCCCAGCTTTCAACATATCCTCCACAACTGAACTAAAGGCTATTCCAACTTCTTGTGCGGATTTGCGGAGTATGGGACACATCTGGAGTGGAATATATTCCGTAATGGGATCTTCAATGGTAGAGAATGTTTATTGTGACTTTACGAAGTTGCCATCTGAAGCCGGTAACAGAAGGTTTTCGAATTACTCGTGTTAAGATTTCATGAATGCTaatgattttaaattaatgaatttaagGTTTCCAGCAATGGATTGGATTTGTTGATGTAAAATCCGTACCCAATTATTTCTATGGTCAGTTAAATGGTGATTTTACAACACCAGATACCCCTATTCCCTTTCGAAagatatttttgaatgtcggAGGAGGCATGAATGAAACCACGGGAATATTTACCGCACCCGTCAAcggcaaatattttttttctttatcaggAATTGTGCAAATAGTTGGAAGTCCAAATTCCCCTGATCCAACAACCCCAAGACCTAAAGATTTTATATTGTATATGTTTAAGAATGGGGTTATTATTGGGTCAAGCTATACGGACGAGTCAAATCTATCaacacaatttgaaaattattccttGCAATCCACTCTGGATTTGATCACAGGGGACCAAATTTGGCTTGAAATTGCAAACTCATCAAGTATTGGGTACGTTTATATGTATAGTGGCTGTCACTTTACTGTTTTTCTGATGGAACAAACGGAAATTTTTCAGTTACTTGTTTTGTAAATAAGTAAATGATTGAAAGtttgatagaaaaataaaaaaggggagagCGGGATAATTGTggacaaatttttgtttttgtccataattcataaattttgtgcaatacaataaaaaagaattgcaaACTTATAGCTGATGGTGCCAGCAAtgttctgttttatttttttaaattgtccaCGTATCGAATTTATTGAGTTATAGAATTTAGAAAAGCACgacaaattttagaaaattataaaaaccggtggtttttaataataacttgtaatataaaaataaaaaaaacgaattcatTTTCGGTATTAAAAACTTCttgaataacaaataaacattTCGTTGCATGACATGAAATAAAGTAAACAAAACAGCAGCGCACCAAGCGGGTGTGTTCAACACTAATACCGAACGCttaagaaaatatgaaaattaggGTGTATGATTTCGATGATAACTTTTAAATAAACGTTCCttctggaaaaaaatcaaatgattgtGGTAGAAAGATCATGAGCTATCAAATGAACCCAATAGGTGATTTTTATGTGCATAGATGTAATGCaaataatcttttaaaaaaatcattttcccacAAGCGCTGTGTTAAAACGGAAACACTTTTTCGCGCGGAAAAAATGGGTTTTacgtttgatttttattttcaatctaaATTTCTTCATAAGTGCACAAAAATTGGTGCACTTAGAGAATGAAAGATGAAGTAATttcgtattttaaaaatcttttatttccaACAGACAGCATAATTAAAcgggttttaaaaatttcaaatcatgattttaaaaacatgttcccatgaaaatttttcacgaGGGTTTTAAACAGAATTATGTTGTAAGTATATAAACAGTGCTCAACTACTAATAATTAGTTGGTGATCAAACTGCTAATTTGACTATACTATACATCATTTTAGTTGAATTGgacttttttgggttttttaaagTAAGTTTGGCGTTAAGTCGAACTTACTTTGTCATTACTGACATATAAAGAATCAAATTACGCCTTTTCCCCACACGCAAcgttatttttttcgaatagATCTAGCTTTAATGGAAAAAACCAAGAACGCCGGAAATCAACTGTTATTTGTGAATGTTAAACAAGAATAGACAACTAGACAAGATGCCAAGATGGGATATGTATTTGAAACTAGTGAGCCGAAGGGTGTCTGGGTTTTTAAGGGAGTGGAACGTGGGGCCAATCGGTGTTTTCTAGATCCTGTGAAAAAACGAAAGATGTTCAATTTCTATCATTAAGCATTTTATTCTGCCCGGCACGCTTATTTTATCAGATTTCTTGATGACCAATGGCAAGTTAAAGAAAggaaagtttaaaaatttaattgcaatTATCTATATTTTACTTCATCTACCCCATCTATCCCGATACAAAGATTCAGTTACCAGCGTGCATACCAATACAGTAGAAGGTATGTGGGTTCACGTAAAAGGGGATTTTATGGGAGGACGATCAAAACGACCCATTTTACGGTTATCAGGCTACTTTTATGCTAAAATGGAAGCTGGCTGGTGAGCCTGATAAAACGTTCGTCGATTTTATTAAGATGGCTCACCGGTCACGACTGTGTCGAAGTTGGAAACCCGGAAGGCGACCACCACCTCCATATTCCAGAGACCTACCCTGAACTTGATGATTCATCAGGCTGTGAACCAGATGACGACATCGATTACTTCCGGGAGTTGCTGATGCAGTGTGTAAGTGGAGAAGAAGATAACTTCACTTTCTTGAATACCTTCTCTTCAGCCGAACGCCACAAGATCCATGACATCTGTGATCAAAATCTTTCACAAGAGCTCCGTTGAAGGCGATTAAACGAAGGTCCCAATAACTCATCATGGAGTCATCTGCGTTATTCCTACCGTGACTCCAACAGCTAACATTCCCAAAGATCCTTCGACAGTTCTCCAATATCTCCTATTTTAGCCATTTAGTATCCTCAATCAGGTGATCGACTTGTTCCACCAACAATTaatattgacaaaaaaaattagcacaaaataaattaccaactcatttatttatttatcagtTATGACCACTCCACTTTTTACTTTattcaacttgtttttaattatcatatttcgattatttttaaagttcGCTGTTTACATGttctttaaaaacaattgGCGTCTTACATTTTACGAATTGTCAACTGACTGCTTTTTTCTCATCTAATGAACAAGTGGACGAAAGAAAGATAAAGTTATAGCtagacacatttttttctgttttggaaTTCCAATCATTTTCATTAGATATGGTCTAGCTGTCATAGCACTTGCCTTGCATAATAATGTGCCACATGAGTTCAATTTTAGTCTCGGCGATAATTTGTTCTGATTGTCCTAACATTTGTTACCtatgaaaaacatttctatgttGCAAATTAAGGGTGGTTTAGTAGACATAGCACTTGGCTGGTGGTACATTGTGCAAGAACGTTCCGAGATCGATTACGGTAtcgaaacaaaagttttcaGCTGAATTGGTGCCTCAGGTAccgcgaagaaaaaaaaaaaatctgacgaTGGATGACCTAGAGAGTGCCACCAGGGGCCGCCAAAAACACTACGGAAGGGTAAACCCATAACtttaaagtcgattttctcAGGGATGCGTTCTTCATTTGCACAAACTTTCCCTAATGCCATTCGAATTTAGCTTGACGAGATCTATCGAATTGCGTTAAGTCTACTGGATCCGTGCTACTCCGTGtttaaccaattttttattgttttattaaaaaagcCTTGAACAAATGATTAAGATTTAGCACTAGTTACTAAACCACGTGATCACAAAAATAAGAGGCATTTGGTTTGCTTGCAAAATTGCTTTCCTTCactctttttcccctttcttgcAAGTTGACCACGTCAAAGGCGCAATGAAGCCCCCTTCGTTAGAAACCTTCCTCCTTCCACACGAAGTTGGTAATCCtgacccttttttaaaaaattcgaagAAAAATCTACAAAAGTAGACCTCACAATCATCCATGACTTTTGTTTCTATCTAACGGGAGAGAAACACTACTAAAAAAACCGATAGCCGTTTAGATTAATTGTCACGGCAACGCCTTTCACCCAATGCAAGATAGATCACCACTTTACTTATAAAACCATGTGTTTTACAGGGAAATCGTAATTTGAATACCACCACGATAACCCACAAAACGAATAAACCCTAACAAGTAAACCAGTAATTACATAgtgatatgcttgaagtaagtaaaatgagaaatatataagaagaagaattcctTCAATGCGttaattatattaatttttttcaaacaacaaaTGCCGTTGAAGTAAATTATTTGAGGATCAATTTCAGTTcagatctttttttgttaaattccCAGACAACCATCAATTCTATATTAAGGTCCCTCCAGACTGGCACTTGTTTACGTCGTTATGCCGTTATGGCGCCTATGTCACCCATAATTCGCGATTACCGGACGTTTCGGCACCGACTAGTAGGTAAGTCACATTCGGCACTACCTACTACCATTTCGGCACTGAATTATTACACATTTGGCACTAGTCGGTATGATacgaaaaatgcattttattttcagaaaaaaagaagtgaaaaaaaaaatttatagttccAATTCAACTTCACGGAGATCATCggcatttttagaaaatttgcaAGAATTAAAATCGGAATACAACTTGGCACAGTtaaataaaagtgtttttgtgttaaggttgtttttttggtggtTATCCCACAAAGAAAACAGCTTAGAATTAAGGGACGCGtaagttttcctttttactcTTAGCCTATGATTTTGGAGCAACATCTCTTCATAAAGCTCTACAAGTTGAGCTGCCTTAGCCAAAACATCTATTAGCATGTACAAAGGCAGCCCTTTGCCATGTTGTCGGCGACCACAGTGTACGTTTAGTCGCGTGTGCCAACCTTCTACGTCGTTGTTTGTTCTCAGTTTTCGATAGTGTTGACACCAAGAAGAAATGGGCCAATTTGCATTCGTAATCCATGTTCGGTGCACATACCCCAACCATTTTTAAAGGAGTTTTTGGGTGTCACGATCGTTTGTGACTGAAGGCACTGAGTTGAGAAGGCGGAAAAaggcattttcaattttacaaaCTGGGAGGAGATGGAGGCACAAGAGTTGTTTGCAGAGAATCTTAACATTTTTATCACTGCGGTATGCAGAAACGAGACCCAACTTTTTTAATTGTCTGAAAAGACACTGAGTCCAGTGGAATCCGCAACCTTTTACCTGAACAAAAGGAAGAACTAGGTGCACTGCTTGCCACACAGCTTTTTCAAAATCGTACACTACTTCAACGACCCTggctcgtttaaaaaaaataacctcgTAGATTAATTTAAGAACTTTCTCATAATCCCGTCTTGTTCTTCGGGACATTAAAACAAATGCTAAAGGGACTTGCTTCATTTCATTCTTTACCCGAATCATGGCATGTATAGACCAAAGCTGCATGAAAGGGGATTTAACGATACGAAAAGTGCCGTCAAGAAACCACCGTTTAGCTCTTTTTTAAAGCTCCATTTGGTGCTCAGTGAAAAATACGCGACCAAGTTTCTTAGAATTAATGTCGTGCACCTCGAACTCTTTTGGCAGGACTTTCTTGACTAGCTCAAAATCTATTTTGGGTGGATTTGGTGGTCTCTCATCTTCTCTGAATCTATTCACTACTCGACACCAATTTTCGATTTTAGGTAGTagaaattttttgttggatTTAAAAAGTTTGTAAAGAAGAGGTTCCACAATAGCTTTGGCTGGTAGCTCTTTAGAATTCAGTGCTGCCTGTTTCGCATCGCGCAATAGAGTTAGTTGAAGATCAAGGCCAGGAATAGGGTGACATGAATCAGAATGTTGCCCAATCAGGGCGAAGGTGTTCCCTTCCTGTTTAACGTAGCACTTACATGGATTTTTTTGTGGACGATGGTTGCAACGCCACAAGACAGAACaatctttattttccttcCACCGGCCGAACTTGCGGTAATCAGCAGTATCAACCAAGAATGTTGTATTTCTGAAACATGATTAAAACGTAGTTAGTGgcggtatttttaataatttttatgtgTGCTATACCTTTTGCCAACATTATCGAGCAATTCCCATCGGTTAAACGAAGCTGTGCTAAACGAATTACGCTACTGACGACCAGATGAGCGTCGACGACGACCAgatgaacgacgacgacgactagaTGAACGACGATGGCGACTAGATGAAGGACGATGGCGACTAGATAAGCGGCGACGGCCAGAGGTTGacaaattcttttgtttttcaagccGCTTAAAAGCTCTGAACGCCTCCCAATCTTCCGCGGTTGGTTCAGAGTCTTCAGCGTCGTCAGCaaattcatcatcatcgtcttcttcagcaaattcatcattttcatcttctttagaatattcatcttcttcatcacATTCAGCATCTTCATCAGCTACAACGTATTCAGCACATTCGGGATCTTCAACAGCTTCAACGTATTCAGCGTAGTCTGTTGGAGTAGTAGGTGGTGGTGGCAATCCAGCAGGACCGAATTTTCCGTCCAATAGAAAAGGAGAAGGTGGAGGAGGTAGTGGTAACGACAGCTCAGCCAAATCTCCGTCAAATGGAAATGGAGAAGGTGGAGGAGGTAGTGGTAACGACAACTCGGCCAAATCTCCAGCAAATAGATAAGTAGAAGTCGGAGGAGGAAGTAGTGACGACAGATTTTCTTCAGAATCCTTtaattataaatattaaatattattgaacaaatgaaataatttaacaCGTAAAATGTACCTTGGCTGCACTTTCTGTTATCCCAGACTGAGTCCGTTGGATACTAGACTCTTCAATCTCTACTGGTAGTGTTTGTCGACTGCTGCCATCCGAATTTTCCGGCACAGTACATAGAGGCTCCTCGTTTGGTGTAATAATAACTTGGGGAACCAtaaaatatatacatataataataattgttgAACCAAAAGGTACACCTACTTCCATAAATATGGTCTACAGTCATTGCGCAAAACAACGCACCTATTTTGGACACAGTGGTGACagcctttgttgtttgttatcgAGAGGGAAGggttagatttttttctttgtaagaaagaagaattttgGTTAAAGCCAAAATAGGTGCGTTGTTTTGCGCAATGACTGTAGACCATATTTATGGAAGTGGGTCAATTGGTGTGACCGTCGATGTTACGTCTTGATCAACAAGTCCAATACGAGAACTTGACAGCACGGGGCGCAGACAAAGTTTTTTTGGTGCATTGAAGTGACGTGTAGTGGTCGGCGATGGTGGTAATGCCGGTCTTTTTCTCGGTCGACCTCGCTTCCTAACCTGAatatttaaatcaattaatttaacgtaaattaaatgttatttgaaaagtaaaaattacctctaCTGGTACATCTGAATTCTCGACGGCAACTACTTCACGGGTTTTAGGCTGTCGACCTCGCTTCCTAGTCTGAATGTATTCACGAATTAATAAGCAACATTtacataaagaaataaaaaaaaatttaataccaCTGGTATAGCTAAATTCTCAACGGCAACTACTTGACGAGTTGTAGTCGAACCAGACGATGAAGGATGCGACGAGCTTTTCGGgcaaaaataatcaaacacttcgttttgtttcttcatgaGGACGTAGTCGGTAGCCGATATCGGAGTTGAAGACCATACTCGGTGGATTTTTACTTTGCATTGACGTCCAGAACAAGGAATAATTTGTGGTCGTTTACTTTATTTGTACTATATAAACACACACTACACTACACTTGACAGGTTTGGAATTTcagacaaacacacaaaactgACACCTGGTGGATTGGTGCCGAATCGGTAAAGAGGCGGTGCCGAATTGTCACAATAAAGTGCCGAATCGTCCGGAAACCTAATTCGCACAACTCTTATGTACTGtacacgaaatttttttttgcgatgGCATAATTACGTAGAATAGTGCTTTCACAACGGAAGGAAATTCGGAGTAAGAATTTACCGTGCAATTTCTTGTGGTCGGGGTATTGGGCCCTCGACTGGTTGTTGACAAGACATCAATGGGCGATTTGTGTTTGGTTCCGAAGCGAAAGCTTTCCcaagtaaaatttgttttacttgaGTTCGTTTTTAAGTCGTTAATGCACTTACCTTTTTTTGCGAATTTGGGTGGACTAAGTAATTTAGGTAGCCACTAAATCTCTGGCCGCAAGGTCTTCCCGTCCCAGACTAGATTATGCTCTGGTCGGATTAAGGTGTAAGGATTGCGTCCCTCACGCCAGAGTGCCTAAACGTACGAGCGGGGAACGTGCGGGCGGGCACGTGCGATGCGGGAAACTTACTGTGCTGAGACTGAGTCCTTCACTCTGGAGTTTGTGAGACGTGGAGGTTTTAGGTAAAACAGTACAGTCGCCTACGTACACAAGCAGAGAGGGAGAAAAGAGTAAGAATAAAGAGGGAAACAGAGGGAGAGTAGAGAGTCAGCTGGCTGCTGAAGGAGTGACTGGAAGAAGTTAAAAGGAGCGACCGGCTAGGACTAGAAAGAGCCTGTTGTCCATTGTGTAGCGAATGGTAATGAGCGTATGGCCGACTGGTTGAGAGGCTGAGCGACTGGAACACTCTTCTGCTACCGCTGGAGATGTTGTTCCAGTGGCTTGTATACTAGTTGTGTTTGGAGATAGCTGCAAATTACGCGGTGTTTCACGTAGATTGGGTAAGGGAGAAAGGTGTCCTGAAAGGTTTGACAGGAGGACAACAAGAATACATGGGCGATAATACGATGAGTAATGAACCTTATTCTCAAAGTCATGGTTGCTCTAGATAACCAATTATAAATTGGTTCTGGAGAGGGAAGATGAGATTGCGGAAAGAGGAAAAGCGATGTGCGGAAAAGAGAACAATATTCATTACAGAGTCTCCGACAAGGGACTTACCGCCCTTGGTGTGACTGGCTGTTGGGTTGGTTCGGGGTTTGAATCGCGGTTTTGCGAGCCTCAAACTGGGCGACGTGAGTTTCCTGTATTCCCTGTAGGAAATGAGCGTTGACGACACTGGTCCATGAAACCCAACCATAAAAGATCAGGCTCTTTCCTAGTGGTGGAGCGATGAGCTGTTCGACGCTGGGGGAGAGGATGCAACGCTGAAGGAATGCAAGTATACGAGAAGTGTACAATGTCAAAGAAGGCTATAGTATTCGAAATGTGTGATTTTGATTATCAGAgtaatatttgttttcattgcGTTTTTAACATCTGTTCTTCCAAGATTCTTTATTGAGGCTGAAACATTCGATTGAACATGTTGAATGATTGAACATGTTTCTCACTTTCCATTTCTCAATGCTGGTCcgtttataaaaataaatggctgattcgtgaaagaaaaataaatcgagaTTTTGGAGAATGATTTCCTTCCTTGGGTTCAAAAGCATTACGGAGAACAACCAGTTCGTTTCATCCAAGATAGGTCCCCCATACACACTGCTCGCATTGTAACTCAATAGTTTCGTGACCACCCTCAAATTCAACTCTTACCCTGGCCTTCGAAGGGGGTCGACAATAATCCAATTGAAAATGTCTGGGGAGATATTGTCAAAGACTTGAACATTAGAAATTGCCTGAAACTCTTACGAAGTCTTTGACCATGCGTTTCATCATTGGCTAGGCTACAACGATAGACCCCAGTATTGGCAAAAATTGTCGGATTCAATGGTCAGGCGTCTTAATTTAGTAATCGAGGCGaatggatattggacaaaatattaataaattcAGTCTGATTTAttagcattttctttttctttttatatataattttcactaaaactaaaaaaaaaccacacaATCTGGTCATTCTAGAATATTGGCTTTCTATATTTCAACAGGAAATAATTCAtatgaaatattatttaatttttggtcgCCATAGCAACGACCCTTCCTCTTTTACTCCCAATAagttgaataaaaaagcgaaaaagccagttaaaatgaaaaatttatggCTTTTGGCAACGTGACTCAACCTCTCCTTTATCAAAGACATGTGCTTGAGAGTTAAATGCCTTAAAGGCTGTCTCGTTGTCATGGAAATTAAGCCTTTGTCCGTTTCTAGAATATTACCCCATACCCTAACTGTCTGGTTACATCATATAGTTCTGCCACGAATCGATAGgtggcattaaaaaaaaagggtagtcggatttttatggaagataCTGTACACAATAGAGTTCTGCAGAGTCTCAGGTAGACTCCGCCAAGTACTAGAGAGATGGTAACGTGGCCGTTCCTTGCAAGCACCGACTGGAAGTCAGTTTTTTTAGACGATCCAGATACGTGTTGATCATGTGCACTCGTCTAGTAACTTGTAAGCTACTACCTTTTATGAATATGTCTCGATGCCGTAGCTACATGCACGGTTGCTGACCGTTTCGAGGTTGAAAGACTTCAATAAGGATGAGCAGGAGAGAATGTCGAACGGATGGGCAGCCCACTAGCAAAATCGTCCCAAAGATCTGCTTTGGAATGTAGTTTGAAACTCAAAATTTCTTAAGCAAAATCGAGTGATTCGCCTGCAGTATGTGGCTTTATTATTGAGGCTTGAAAACCAATCAAGATAATTAGGTTAGATTTAGTAAATGTCTATGTATGTGCATCTACATTCAtccgtgaaagtttcttttgcATGCAAATAATACTCTCtgctttaatttcaatttgacaGAAGGGATACTAGGTTGTCTACCGTACCCCCGGagttttttgcctttttctctttttctttccatttttccctACCTTAacctctttttaaattttcacacCTTAAATACCACATTACCACTCCCTTTTTGCGTGTTTTTGAGGGGTTTATCCAAACACATAGTTGTTTCCTCCACTACGGAAgcttaattatttcaaagatAATACGCAGATTCAGTTCACATTTTAATATTGGGTATTATCTGTATTGACTCCGCAGACGACGAGTCAAGCAGACGACGCTGAGAGGAGCAAGGCAGTCAGTCTTGGCTAGCTAGCCTATTCATCACGTTGTGCTCTCGTCCCCTTCCAACTCGACTTAAGGTAATACACTGTTTACCCCCATTACGCTGGTCTAAACATTATCTCCATCAAGTTCAATTACACGGGCCAATCTTTCAGGCATTGAGTCAATCAAGTTCTCCCAATAATTTCTCTGGTCAGCTATTTCTTCTCAGCACTGATTTACCCAGTCTCACAATTCATCTTCTCTGTCAGCTTCAATAGTCCCCATTTTGTTCACCTTCCTTCAGACATTTTAAATGGGATTTAAGTCGGGGCTAAAAGCTGGCCaccaaattttctttattcgaTGACGATGGGCAGCTTCATCCGCAAACCAATCTCGAATAAAGATTGCGTTATGGGCAGGGTACCTTAAAAAAACTGGCATTATTGGTCATCATAATCAGTCAGTAATCATAATCTTACCCGTCATGCATAAAAAATCGAATTTGCTGCTGGTGTACAGGAAGCTCCATATGGTTCCCATTTCCTGTTGCAATTGCAATCCATGAATTCCCCCGGAGGCCAAACAGTACTTAGTTAATGTATACACAGCAAGATGGCTCGTGTAAAGAAAAGTAATGCAATCGCGGAACTATTAATAGTCCGAGATCCTGCGCCGGTTTAGgggaattatttttaacatttggcaGATTTTTAACAGGGGGAAATGAAAGTCTGTCGTGGCGGAAAGGGTTCCCCTGGGCGGTACTGGCTCACGTCGGTGGGAATTTCCCAATAGgggaaatttttaaacaggGTTACGCTTAGTTTTGTGCGGGATTTAGCGGTTATAAGTCTATCACACGCCAGACGAGAAGAGACAGGAAGAAGCGAGTGAAGATATCGAGGGGAGAGGCCATTCAAACAACGATAAGTAAATACGGCAATCTTATAGTCAATTCTAAACACAATGAGGAACCAATGCAGATCAAAGAGAATGGGCTGGATTGAGTCGAACTTACTGGTACCGTGAAGTAGACGAGCAGCAGCATTTTGGACACGTTGAAGGCGATCCATAAGACCCTCGATAGGTCAGAAAGAAGATAATTGCAGTAGTCTAGCCTAGAGATGACAAAAGCATGGATCAGTTGAGCAAGGGCTGCTTTAGGGAGGAACTTCTTCAGCTGGGAAATTCTTCTTAGGTGGAAGAAGGCATTCTTGCAGACCAAGCGTATCTGGCCATCAATTGCTGCCATAAAAAATGGCAACGCCACATCGAAGTCGCGAAATTTAAATCCTAGGTGCTTTTTCTTATAAGTTGTAACTAGTggattaaatttattaattcgaCTATTTCTTTAGTCATAATTAATGGTTTTGAGTTAAATGCTCTTATATTGAGCATCTTCGACCTAAGCTCCAGCTTTTAATTAATTCTTATGC
The sequence above is drawn from the Daphnia pulicaria isolate SC F1-1A chromosome 1, SC_F0-13Bv2, whole genome shotgun sequence genome and encodes:
- the LOC124321281 gene encoding uncharacterized protein LOC124321281, whose product is MFRLSTAAFFINFTFLLLVCPAFLNAVTLEELHKQFLQLKENFEFMGIQNDVLENENVKLAVKVSRLETQKGNDEKIVEDLFAKITRLEGEIKRKEFFSTFEHKNHLLGPAFNISSTTELKAIPTSCADLRSMGHIWSGIYSVMGSSMVENVYCDFTKLPSEAGFQQWIGFVDVKSVPNYFYGQLNGDFTTPDTPIPFRKIFLNVGGGMNETTGIFTAPVNGKYFFSLSGIVQIVGSPNSPDPTTPRPKDFILYMFKNGVIIGSSYTDESNLSTQFENYSLQSTLDLITGDQIWLEIANSSSIGYVYMYSGCHFTVFLMEQTEIFQLLVL